ATTTGCATTTCTGCAGCGAGTCATGATATCACTGCCACAATTCAGGGCGTCATTGCTTTAAGTGCCTCCTCTcgttgctctctctccctctccctctcgctcgcccatCCTGCAGCAGCGTCCGGTGCAGCAGTCCCTGGGCGCCTGCGTGTGCCGCGAGGCCCACTGGCGCTGCCTGGTGCTCTCCCTCCTCATGTACAGCTGCCTGGGCGCCGTGGCCTGGTGTCAGCTGACCCGCGTCACCAAGATCAGCTTCAACCccgccctcacctcctccatcgcGACCTCGTTCACCTCCTCCCTGCGGGGGGTCTCCGGCATGGGCGTCGGCGGGCACTCCATGATCTACCACGACAGCCCGTGCGCCGACGGCTACATCTACATCCCGCTGGCCTTCCTGCTCATGCTCTACGCCCTGTACATGGCGGAGTGCTGGCACTGCCGCGCCAGGAGCCGGCTGCAGTGCAAGGCGGACGTGGACAGCGTGTACGAGCGCGTGCTGCGCATGCGCCAGGCGCGGCCCTGCATCTGGTGGAAGGCCATCAGCTACCACTTCGTGCGGCGGACCCGGCAGGTCACGCGCTACCGCAACGGCGACGCCTACACCACCACGCAGGTGTACCACGAGCGGGTGAACACGCACGTGGCCGACGGCGAGTTCGACTTCGGCCACTGCGGGATGAAGGACGTGTCGCGCGACCTCAGAGGCCTGGAGGAGCACTCGGCCACGCGCCTGCGCTTCACCAAGTGCTTCAGCTTCACCGAGGCCGGCCCGGAGAACGATTACCTCAACCAGAGGGCCAGGTTCTTCTCTGAAATCGAGGGCTTGGATGATTATATGGAGGCCAGGGAGGGGATGCAGCTCAAGAATGTGGACTTCAGAGAAAACCTCATAGCCTACGTAGACCCGGACCGAACGCCTTGGTACAGCTCCCAGGCTGCCTTCTGGCTGGCGGCCATGCTCATGCTGTCCTGGCCTCTCAGAGTCCTCATAGAGTATCGTACTGCATACGTGCACTACCGCATTGAGAAGCTGTTTGGGTTGGAGTACAGCCGCAGCAGCCCTTCATCTCTGGACGGGGACCGGCCTGTGGGGAATAATGCGGGCTGTGTTATCCCAAGGGTGGACACGATGGACAGCACGGAAATGGAGTGGCACATACGCTGCAACCGCCAGGTGATCCCCAGCTACTCGGAGGCCATGCTGATCAACATGAGCACGGCGGACTCCAACTCGCTCCAGGACACCGACTGCACCTCGTCCTCCAACTGCTTCCTGTTGGAAAGCAGCCCGACGGCGCCGGGCCGGAGCCAGGAGGACTGCGAGCGATGCGGCGAGCGCATGGGGCAGGGAGGTCCGGGGGGCCGGAGGAGGACCAtcaccagctcctgctcctccatcttctcctgcCGCGGGGCGCTCTTCCAGTCCCACCTGTCCTCGGACACGTCCCGCTTCTCCCTGTGCCGCATGTACGGCTCCCATCGCACGGTGGCGCTGTGGCGGAGCCGCAGCAGCAACCTGACCGAGCCCTGCTGCATGGACGAGCAGTGCTGCGGGTCCGACTCCAGCCAGCTGGCTCTCAGCGACAGCCCGCCCACTTACAGAGACGCCCGCTTCTTCCCCGTCCTCATCGTGCACCGATCCGAGGGCTGCGGCGGCGAGAACAGGAGGGACGTGAGGTGTTATTACATCCGGCGAGGCTCGTCGTGTGTGGAGACGGCGCTGTAGAGGACAGAAAGAGACTGAGACCGGTACATATGTATTACCGAAAAATGCAGTTTTCTATTTTTGAACACAGCCACCGAAAGGTTATATTGAAATGCACGTTTATATGATTACAGGAAAACAGCACTGGGGTTGGAACAATAACACTGTTATGCTATGTGACTATATGGTAAATGTGAAAAGGTGGTGTATATGTCTACACCTTTCTACACTGATCCCAATTAAACCATGCACTGATCAGGCATAACAATGTGGCCACGGACAGATGACGGATGAACGCACAttctcttttgtgtgtttgctgagaaAACTTGAGTTCAGTCATCCGTAAACACAGTAGATGTTCCTTTGACATATACAGCACCACCTACTTAAGCACTGCTGAGACCATAGAGGCCTTGGATGCGCTGGACAAGTGTGAGCCTCACTTCACGAGGGACTTAAAGATCTGCTGCTATTGTGTAAGCGTCAGACACCACAGCGCTTCCACAGGCGTCCGGAGTCTGTGCCTCGATGGGTCCGGGCTACAACACAATACTACAGTAGGCGGGAGTTCATCATTTAATGCCTGATCGCTGTATGTGAGACCCAACCCAAAGAAAATGTGCACGTTGTCaacaaaagctttgttttatcAACGAGTTGCAACCAAAGACAtgattttttctttgtttttcatgtttttttgacACAAGAACTTAAAGCGAGCGTAAAAATGTTAGTACTCATTctgttgtttatgtgtgtgggaTTAAAGTGAGCTGTGTTTAATTTTGCGTGTGCTCATGTTGATGTGAGGTGACTGTGTCGGACACTATCAAACTCACCGCTCACCACTGATTCCTGCGCAGCGTTCAAGTGCAAGCGAAGAAGCAGAAGAGATATCGGAGAAGACTGAAACTCAACAAACGCAACTAACAAAGAAATGTTGTTGAAAAACTTGTTATTACACTCTGGTAATTGCACAATTACGTGTGTAAGTCAGATCacttatacagtacagtagtactgtatgtacagtacagtgttatATATTGTACTGTTTGGAGGTTAGATTGTACAGCATATTATATAACCTATATAACGGACATAGCTAgttttttaacatttagattctttctaaaagtaaatatttatacgtgatttataaaataattaattaatatatattaatataaaatatataataatatattagttTACTTGTTTAATAAGAGATAAAGTGGCTGGTAACTAATCGTTTGGCACGTGACCGTGGCGCGCATTGTATAATTGTTTATTAAACGTAACTTAGGCCCGACAGAGGCCAGTCCCTCTTCTGTCCAATCAGAGCTTGGGGGGCGTCAACAAGCCGTTCAATGACGTCACTTCCCACGCGCGCGGGACGCTGCTAAAGGCGGCTAACAGCCCTAACTGACAATAAACAACTACCGGTGGCCTTTTTGGTTCACTAGAAGGCCGAAAAGGAGACCGTTTTCAAACTCGAAGCTGGTGCGACTTTTCTCCAGACCTCGTGTAGTGACTTTGGCAGCCGTTCACGCGCAGCTGCAGCCCCGCGGAGGCGGAAGGCTGCTCTGTTGTTGACATCCACGACGGGCACGGATGAGCGTGACACCAACTACTAGCTAACGCTACTTTCCCGCGGACGTCTTCACCCTCGGTTCTGTCCGACCCGTTTACGCTGGACTGCCGTGTTCGGCCGCCATGAAGCTGCAGTGCGATGTCGAGGTGGTGAATCGGATGCTGCCCACGTACGGCTTGAAAAGCCGAGGCAAAGGGACGAGAGCGGTGCTGTCCATCGGGAAGCACCTGGACAAGACGAGCACGCGCAGCGGCATCTACATGATGATCTGCACGGCCAAGGACCGAGCAGGCTCCAAGTACAAGGTCAGCGTGGGCCCGATCTAGTTTAATTTACCTTAGgcgctttatttattcatcagtgTTGTCCATCAGTGTGATGGAAAACACTGATGCGTTCAAGTGCAAGCTGTTTTAATGCAGAATTATGTAGATCTTACACAGTACATGTAAAGATAATACTTTGCTGTTCATTTTTTAGCTCTAATCCAGCCTGTGTTTTCACAAGACAGACCTTAGattgtgttattttattaaatattaaattcaaCTTAAGCAATTCATCTTGTATAAACCAAGAGTTTAGCTTTTTGatcaaaaccaaaccaaaaagcTAAACTCTTGGTTTATACTAGTTGAATTGATTAAGTtgaaatatataatattattcatTCATCACCCAATTTGACTCTCATACTATTTGCTTAACATTTAACAGTGTCTGTCTTGGACATATGGTCGTatgtcttatttttatttttgttatttatgaACATAAACACCATCCTGTTAAAAAGCCGTAACATCTTGGTGAACGAAGAATCTTAACCTATTCCAAATATTATTTTAGTTGGACAGAAAGTGTGACCTATGTTGAAAacttgttgtgtgttgttgtgttggcgTTCTGACTTCATTCCATCAGCAGTTTGTCTGATTTAAAGCGTCATTGCTCGGCATAGCTGTGAAGTTGGTTCAAACCAGCTTGATGACTTATGTTTTCAATATTCCTGTCTTCGCTTGTCCAAAGAATGAATCATCCACTTCCTCTAACGTAGTTAAATGTGTAGCTGCTCACATTTAACGACTTTCTCTTGCAGCTAAAAGACAACATAGAGAAGTTCTTCACCTGGTTTGTGGGGGACGGCAAGGCGACCGTGAGGCTAAAGGAACCTGCGGTTGACATTTGTTTGAGCAAGGTACGGTACAATGTAATGACAGTCTGAGTACGTATAATTAAGGCCCACGATCTTTCGGTTTACGTTGAAGTCACATGTTAAACATACATTTTGAGCCATCGTGTCAATGATTCATACTTTCTTAGGTAAGTGATGAATCGAGCGAGCAGCACAGCAGATCACGTTGTCTGCTCGCCAGTTAAACACAGACCCGCATACACACAGTTGTTTTGGCTGATGCCCGGGCAGACATCACAGCAGACTAATTGTTTCCAGTGGCTGTGCTCTTTTAGTTGATACAATAAAGGAGTGACCTTTCACACAGTTTCTGTCATAGTTCAACGTGTCATGTTGTCAGAGGTCTACAGTACTCGCAGCATCTTTATAGCTCAATTCTAACACTTAAAATTACAACATGCAGGTAAATTAACCCATTTTAagtcttttttaattttcatttaattttcatCATAAGTCTAATTCCTGTACCTCACGTCCTGAGTTAGTCACATTTTTTCCCCTTAGCAAAAGGTTCATTGTGTTCATTCAGCGAAAGTGTGTCAAGATTTTTCTAGGCCAGCACACTTAGTTTAGATATTTCTAGGAATTCGGTCATACACGGTCTCCCTAGAGGAAACTTGAATTCTCAGTTTACCTGTATGCATTTCTAGGCTGATGCAAATAGCCTGAAGAACTTCCTGTCGGCTGCTCGCCTGGCAGACAGAGGAAGTGACACAAGCAGCCTTCCCCTGTCCACGCTGACTCCTGTTCGCGCCAAGGACGTGGAGCAACCAAAGAAGAAGCTGACCATTGTCTCAAAGAAGGACTACCCGCTCACCTCCAACTTCCCCTACTccctggagcagctgcaggtgtccTACTGTAAACTGTCGCGCGTGGACATGCGGATGCTGTCCCTCAAAGGTAAAGTCCGCCTGGTTATGTTCCCAATTCCCGTGTCATTGAGGGTCCTGTTAACTAGTGGTATGTTTAATGTTGCTTTCTGTTCTTGCAGCCCTTCGCAAACTAGACCTCAGCAACAACCACATCAAGAAACTCCCTGCCACCATCGGTGACCTCAGCTGTCTCTCTGAACTCATCCTCCACAACAACCACCTGGAGGCCTTCAGCCAGGCCCTGTGTCTGTCCACCCTGCAGCGGAccctccagctcctggacctGAGCCAGAATCGACTGCAGTCCCTGCCTGCTCAGTTCTGCCAGCTCAAAGAACTCGTGAACCTCAAACTGGACGACAACGAGCTTATTCGCTTTCCTTTCCACATAGGCCGGCTCTCAAAGCTGAGATTCCTGTCGGCGGCACATAACCAGCTGTCTGTGCTCCCTAGTGACTTTCGTAAACTGAGTCTGGAGAACCTGGATTTATTTGGAAACCCATTTATTCAGCCCAATCCTCTAGAACACACAATGCAGCTGACTTTCCCTCTTACACTCCAAGAGATGGCTTCCAGAGCGGTGGTCAACCTAAggttaaaatgaaataatcagcTGATTTCCCTTTTCTAGTCTCACTATGGTTCAGTAGTTCTCATGGTTCCTTTCTGATTTGCTTCACAGGATATCGTACGGACCTCACATCATCCCTGCCCTCCTGTGTCGAGACCTGGAACTAGCCAAATCCTGCGACTGTGGCAGCGTCTGCATCAACTTCTACATCAAGACAGCGGTCAGCATGAATCTACACCAAGTGTCCCACACAGTGGTGCTGGTGGACGACATGGGAGGGACGGACGCTCCGGTGCAGCAGCACTTCTGCTCCCTCGCCTGCTACTCTACGTTTTTAGACAGCGCCCTTCAGAGAGGAATCAGATGAGCAGGAGCAAACTCTGGTTTAACTGAAAACTCATTCAAGGTCCAAAATAAATGCTGAGGATTTTGCAATAGTTTGCAAGTTTTAATACATTGCACATCATTGGTGTGAGAAAGAGAATCTGCAGTAGATACAACATTGTCACAGCTTTTAAAGGACAGTGTTGTGTTGCCTCGGCCTCTGTTAAGGCTTGTTTTAAGAAGAAAAAGCTCCAAGCTTCTGTTCAATAATAAAACCTAACATCAGAGATGACAAGTATGTTCACTACCGCTCTGCATCTAGCAACACTGACACATGACTGTCAcattgtctgtttctgtccttTCTGCTTCTCGGAACAGAATCCAGGTCCCTACAGACCCAGACTGACATGCAGGGGAATTAAATGAGTTTTCCTAATGCAGTGCCTCAGGATTCATGATTATGAGCTGAGTTGTTTTTTAcccacagcttttattttatacCTATGTCTATGTGGACAAGctgaataaaattaaatcaatttaCCACATCactctttttttattctagGATATTGAAATATTTTCCAGTGTTTGAGTTACTTCTTCCCGGCTGTGGATTTTTTCACAGTACTCAGTCAAGCTCATAAATCAGGGTGTTTTGGAAGGTAAATCCAGCACACGTGGAATGATCACTGATGATGGTTTCGTTGCCGTGTTCGTCGGTTTCCCTCAGTACGGCATCTGGCAGCTTGTCTTGGTGCTCTGCTGGCAGGTCGTCCTCATCTACAgcctctccttcctgctgctttccTGAGCCCGCAGTGACATCCTCAGGTCTGTTGCCTGAACCTTCTGTGTTTTCTCCATCGGTTCCGGGCGTTGTGCTGAATTCCTCAGTCTCCTGGGAAACGCTGCAGTCCTTGACAGTGTGGTCTGAACTGCTAGCTGGCATTGTGAAAGACACGGCAGCAGCTGTCTGGGATTCTTCACTGGATGCGTGAATGTGACACGCAGCTTCAACCTCGTCCTGGAGAATaaagtgtatttaaaaaaaaaaagggggctaAAAGGATGGTCTGAATGTTGTCTTACCTTTAATGCTGAGTGAACAGCCTCTTCTGCGTCAGTCTGCCTTTGAAGGTCTGAACTCTGTACGTTGGGC
Above is a window of Betta splendens chromosome 22, fBetSpl5.4, whole genome shotgun sequence DNA encoding:
- the si:dkey-13p1.4 gene encoding transmembrane protein 151B gives rise to the protein MLSSDPDSAEDAVASAPNDAEGEEQEEEEEDSPAESDLQEEQRPVQQSLGACVCREAHWRCLVLSLLMYSCLGAVAWCQLTRVTKISFNPALTSSIATSFTSSLRGVSGMGVGGHSMIYHDSPCADGYIYIPLAFLLMLYALYMAECWHCRARSRLQCKADVDSVYERVLRMRQARPCIWWKAISYHFVRRTRQVTRYRNGDAYTTTQVYHERVNTHVADGEFDFGHCGMKDVSRDLRGLEEHSATRLRFTKCFSFTEAGPENDYLNQRARFFSEIEGLDDYMEAREGMQLKNVDFRENLIAYVDPDRTPWYSSQAAFWLAAMLMLSWPLRVLIEYRTAYVHYRIEKLFGLEYSRSSPSSLDGDRPVGNNAGCVIPRVDTMDSTEMEWHIRCNRQVIPSYSEAMLINMSTADSNSLQDTDCTSSSNCFLLESSPTAPGRSQEDCERCGERMGQGGPGGRRRTITSSCSSIFSCRGALFQSHLSSDTSRFSLCRMYGSHRTVALWRSRSSNLTEPCCMDEQCCGSDSSQLALSDSPPTYRDARFFPVLIVHRSEGCGGENRRDVRCYYIRRGSSCVETAL
- the lrr1 gene encoding leucine-rich repeat protein 1; its protein translation is MKLQCDVEVVNRMLPTYGLKSRGKGTRAVLSIGKHLDKTSTRSGIYMMICTAKDRAGSKYKLKDNIEKFFTWFVGDGKATVRLKEPAVDICLSKADANSLKNFLSAARLADRGSDTSSLPLSTLTPVRAKDVEQPKKKLTIVSKKDYPLTSNFPYSLEQLQVSYCKLSRVDMRMLSLKALRKLDLSNNHIKKLPATIGDLSCLSELILHNNHLEAFSQALCLSTLQRTLQLLDLSQNRLQSLPAQFCQLKELVNLKLDDNELIRFPFHIGRLSKLRFLSAAHNQLSVLPSDFRKLSLENLDLFGNPFIQPNPLEHTMQLTFPLTLQEMASRAVVNLRISYGPHIIPALLCRDLELAKSCDCGSVCINFYIKTAVSMNLHQVSHTVVLVDDMGGTDAPVQQHFCSLACYSTFLDSALQRGIR